In Palleronia sp. LCG004, a single window of DNA contains:
- a CDS encoding phage terminase small subunit P27 family, translated as MKGTKPHLQTDPAAIGELAAPDWLSSDARAEWCRVMPILSERRILTDADLGGLENYCIAIGTVREMERYLQAHGHVIGVDGAMKRNPAVGIQSDAMTRARLLAAEMGLTPVSRSRPAIRDEEDDDDLAELD; from the coding sequence ATGAAGGGAACGAAGCCGCACCTTCAAACTGACCCCGCCGCGATTGGCGAGCTTGCCGCACCGGACTGGCTGTCGTCCGATGCCCGCGCCGAATGGTGCCGCGTCATGCCGATCCTGTCCGAGCGCCGCATCCTGACCGACGCCGATCTTGGCGGGCTGGAAAATTACTGCATCGCCATCGGGACCGTACGCGAGATGGAGCGCTACTTGCAGGCGCATGGGCACGTGATTGGCGTGGACGGCGCGATGAAGCGCAATCCTGCCGTGGGCATACAGTCCGACGCGATGACCCGCGCCCGCCTTCTTGCCGCCGAGATGGGCCTGACACCCGTATCCCGGTCCCGCCCCGCCATCCGCGACGAGGAGGACGACGATGATCTCGCCGAGCTGGATTGA
- a CDS encoding phage head closure protein, with translation MKAGNMIHVLHVERGSNSVNAAGTPVFTWNRIATLRGEVVERSTEEFLRRSGETDETTIVFRTRLYRHLRHDDRIAFDGDVFDIEEIISIGRRTGLEIRCVASGDAP, from the coding sequence ATGAAGGCCGGGAACATGATCCACGTCCTGCATGTCGAGCGGGGGAGCAACAGCGTCAACGCAGCCGGGACGCCCGTCTTCACTTGGAACCGAATCGCGACCCTGCGCGGGGAAGTGGTCGAGCGTTCCACGGAAGAGTTCCTGCGCCGTTCCGGGGAAACGGACGAGACGACCATCGTCTTCCGCACGCGGCTCTATCGGCATCTGCGCCACGACGACCGCATCGCCTTCGATGGTGACGTATTCGATATCGAGGAGATCATCTCGATCGGCCGCCGCACCGGGTTGGAGATCCGATGCGTGGCCTCCGGGGATGCGCCATGA
- a CDS encoding DUF3168 domain-containing protein, which yields MIDLAVQIALRARLVASPDVTVDVPPDAILDRNARPAPTPGIVMGEAQVIDVSEIDLDHRRSRVTHTLHIWQRSQSREGVKRIMGAMRAAILPGRLDLGPELHAVQTRVTQMRALSDPDGETAHGVLTVEILVEELAP from the coding sequence ATGATTGATCTTGCAGTCCAGATCGCGCTCCGCGCCCGCCTCGTTGCCTCGCCTGACGTGACCGTTGACGTACCGCCCGACGCCATTCTCGACCGCAACGCACGCCCCGCGCCCACGCCCGGAATTGTCATGGGCGAGGCGCAGGTGATAGACGTGAGCGAGATCGACCTCGACCATCGGCGCAGCCGCGTGACGCATACGCTCCACATCTGGCAGCGGTCGCAATCGCGCGAGGGCGTCAAGCGGATCATGGGCGCGATGCGTGCCGCGATCCTGCCCGGCCGCCTCGATCTCGGTCCCGAGCTGCATGCGGTGCAGACGCGGGTGACGCAGATGCGCGCCCTGTCCGATCCCGATGGCGAGACGGCGCACGGCGTGCTGACGGTCGAGATCCTCGTGGAGGAGCTGGCGCCATGA
- a CDS encoding HK97-gp10 family putative phage morphogenesis protein, translated as MGKGLASFQNRMRAIPKAARDAVQPALAQGGYEVAETIESLAPEDTGDLVGSVTVTLGGFSTPPYSQPGGANLVPENQVAVTVGNSDVRYPHLVEYGTRHSAAQPFFWPGFRIAAPKAQRRIKRAILKAIREAR; from the coding sequence ATGGGAAAGGGGCTCGCCAGCTTCCAGAACCGGATGCGGGCCATCCCGAAGGCCGCGCGCGATGCGGTGCAGCCCGCGCTCGCGCAAGGGGGCTATGAGGTGGCCGAAACGATCGAGAGCCTTGCGCCCGAGGATACCGGAGATCTTGTCGGATCGGTCACGGTCACCCTCGGAGGCTTCTCGACGCCGCCCTATTCGCAACCGGGTGGGGCGAACCTCGTGCCCGAGAACCAGGTCGCGGTGACCGTGGGCAATAGCGACGTGCGCTATCCGCATCTCGTCGAGTACGGGACCCGCCATTCCGCCGCGCAGCCGTTCTTCTGGCCCGGCTTTCGCATTGCCGCGCCGAAGGCACAACGCCGCATCAAGCGCGCCATCCTTAAGGCGATCCGGGAGGCTCGATGA
- a CDS encoding head-tail connector protein, whose amino-acid sequence MNPITEYVLGLEDLRDYLAFTPDVGSYDDAILYRLLVAANEHVERLLGYGLIERFDEASKVPGPLKEAILQLAAWWYENREAVSDKAHDLPFGTREIITEYREWSF is encoded by the coding sequence ATGAATCCGATTACGGAATATGTCTTGGGGCTTGAGGATCTGCGGGATTATCTCGCCTTCACGCCAGATGTTGGAAGCTACGATGACGCGATCCTCTATCGCCTCCTTGTCGCGGCCAATGAGCATGTCGAACGTCTTCTGGGCTACGGCCTGATAGAGCGGTTTGACGAAGCGTCCAAGGTACCGGGACCGCTTAAGGAGGCCATTCTGCAACTGGCGGCCTGGTGGTACGAGAACCGCGAAGCAGTGTCCGACAAGGCGCATGATCTGCCATTCGGCACGCGCGAGATCATCACCGAATATCGCGAGTGGAGCTTCTGA
- a CDS encoding HNH endonuclease signature motif containing protein, whose protein sequence is MPSKPPRLCACGYRVPTETACPCERKRTAERKARFDRTRPSSSARGYSGTWQKARAAFLAKHPFCRRCGDLAAVVDHIEPHRGDRDLFWDRANWQPLCTPCHSGAKQRDERRTLKR, encoded by the coding sequence ATGCCCTCGAAACCCCCGCGCCTCTGCGCCTGCGGCTACCGCGTCCCGACCGAGACAGCGTGCCCGTGCGAGCGCAAGCGTACAGCCGAGCGAAAGGCCCGGTTCGACCGCACCCGGCCGAGTTCGAGCGCGCGGGGCTATTCGGGGACATGGCAGAAGGCCCGCGCGGCCTTCCTCGCCAAGCATCCATTCTGCCGCCGCTGCGGGGATCTCGCGGCGGTGGTTGATCACATCGAACCGCATCGGGGCGACCGGGATCTCTTCTGGGACCGGGCCAACTGGCAGCCCCTCTGCACCCCCTGCCATTCCGGCGCGAAGCAACGCGACGAGCGCCGCACCCTCAAGAGGTAA